A stretch of the Sulfurimonas sp. HSL-1656 genome encodes the following:
- the typA gene encoding translational GTPase TypA — translation MQKIRNIAVIAHVDHGKTTLVDGLLSQSGTFSSHEQVDERAMDSNALEKERGITILSKNTAIRYKDHKINIIDTPGHADFGGEVERVLKMVDGVLLLVDAYEGVMPQTKFVVKKMIALGKKPIVVINKIDKPAAEPDRVVDEVFDLFVAMEASEEQLEFPIVYAAARDGIAKMDMSDEDGNFECLFEAIVNEIPEPEGDAGNPAQAQVFTLDYDNYVGKIGIARIFNGTIKKGDNVMLAKADGEMVKGRLSKLIGFHGLSRMEINEAEAGDIIAFAGFETVDVGDSVVDPSNPMPLDPMHIEEPTLSVVFSVNDSPLAGTEGKHVTSNKIKDRLEAEMQTNVAMRLETIGEGKFKVSGRGELQITVLAENMRREGYEFGIGRPEVIVKEIEGVKCEPFEHLVIDTPDDFTGTIIERLGKRKAEMKSMVPMGEGYTRIEFEIPARGLIGFRGMFLTDTKGEGVMNHSFLEFRPYSGTVESRQYGALISMEGGTAMAYSLFNLQDRGVLFIEPQDKVYEGMIIGEHSRSNDLTVNPIKGKAQSNVRSSGADEAIKLVPPRDMNLEKALEWIEDDELLEVTPENVRIRKRYLTENERKRNDRSKK, via the coding sequence TTGCAAAAAATCAGAAACATTGCCGTCATCGCACACGTCGACCACGGTAAAACGACACTCGTTGACGGGCTGCTGTCACAGTCGGGCACTTTCTCTTCCCACGAGCAAGTCGATGAACGTGCGATGGACTCCAACGCCCTTGAAAAAGAGCGCGGGATCACCATTCTCTCTAAAAACACGGCAATCCGCTACAAAGATCACAAGATCAACATCATCGACACCCCGGGCCACGCCGACTTCGGCGGCGAGGTCGAGCGTGTCCTCAAAATGGTCGACGGCGTCCTGCTGCTCGTCGATGCGTACGAAGGTGTCATGCCGCAGACGAAATTCGTCGTCAAGAAGATGATCGCCCTGGGCAAGAAGCCCATTGTCGTCATCAACAAGATCGACAAACCGGCAGCAGAGCCTGACCGTGTCGTCGACGAGGTATTCGACCTCTTCGTCGCGATGGAAGCCAGCGAAGAGCAGCTGGAGTTCCCGATCGTTTACGCTGCAGCGCGCGACGGGATCGCGAAAATGGACATGAGCGACGAGGACGGCAACTTCGAGTGCCTTTTCGAAGCGATCGTCAACGAGATCCCCGAGCCGGAAGGCGACGCGGGCAACCCGGCGCAGGCACAGGTCTTTACCCTGGACTACGACAACTACGTCGGTAAGATCGGTATCGCGCGTATCTTCAACGGAACGATCAAGAAGGGCGACAACGTCATGCTCGCCAAAGCTGACGGCGAGATGGTCAAAGGGCGTCTGAGCAAGCTGATCGGTTTCCACGGTCTGAGCCGTATGGAGATCAATGAAGCCGAAGCGGGTGATATTATCGCCTTCGCCGGTTTTGAAACCGTCGACGTCGGCGACTCCGTCGTCGACCCGTCCAACCCGATGCCGCTGGACCCGATGCATATCGAAGAGCCGACGCTCTCCGTCGTCTTCTCCGTCAATGACTCGCCGCTGGCGGGTACTGAGGGGAAACACGTCACGTCCAACAAGATCAAAGACCGCCTCGAGGCGGAGATGCAGACGAACGTCGCGATGCGTCTGGAGACGATCGGCGAAGGGAAGTTCAAGGTTTCCGGCCGCGGTGAACTGCAGATCACCGTTCTGGCAGAGAACATGCGCCGCGAGGGTTACGAGTTCGGTATCGGTCGTCCGGAAGTCATCGTCAAAGAGATCGAAGGGGTCAAATGCGAGCCGTTCGAGCACCTGGTCATCGATACACCGGATGACTTTACCGGAACCATCATCGAGCGCCTCGGCAAACGCAAGGCGGAGATGAAGTCGATGGTGCCGATGGGCGAAGGGTATACGCGTATCGAGTTCGAGATCCCTGCGCGCGGCCTGATCGGCTTCCGCGGCATGTTCCTCACCGATACGAAAGGGGAGGGGGTCATGAACCACTCTTTCCTGGAGTTCCGCCCTTATTCCGGTACGGTCGAAAGCCGCCAGTACGGCGCGCTGATCTCCATGGAGGGCGGTACGGCGATGGCCTACTCGCTCTTCAACCTCCAGGACCGCGGCGTCCTCTTCATCGAACCGCAGGACAAGGTCTACGAAGGGATGATTATCGGCGAACACTCCCGCTCCAACGACCTGACCGTCAACCCGATCAAGGGCAAGGCGCAGTCCAACGTCCGCTCTTCCGGTGCCGACGAAGCGATCAAACTCGTTCCGCCGCGCGATATGAACCTCGAAAAAGCGCTGGAGTGGATCGAAGACGACGAGCTGCTCGAAGTCACGCCGGAGAATGTCCGTATCCGCAAGCGCTACCTGACGGAAAACGAGCGCAAGCGCAACGACCGCAGCAAAAAATAA
- the dgt gene encoding dGTP triphosphohydrolase: protein MRPDERFHGIDDDFRSPFARDRDRIIHSGSFRKLEYKTQVFLNQEGDFFRTRLTHSLEVSQIARSITADLGLREPLAEAIALAHDLGHTPFGHVGGDTLDESLKADGHPNGFEHNFQSFRVVTALEKRYKTFDGLNLTFATLEGILKHSYPYKKRFLPAWVEEAFDLTLHPSVEAMIVDRADEIAYMSHDIDDGVHSGLISYDTLRESPLIAEILQKVYDEGIDERNDEMFRYRFSSHFINHLVYSMLAYSQPRVAALQSVRLPSSEPLPIGFEPALETEIKKLKKLLYRHLYQHKTILRHMFAGKQAIRGLYTALMSEPKMMPEYFFAQLDTRTRHRVVADYIASMSDRFAMKLYNELYGRI, encoded by the coding sequence ATGAGACCTGACGAACGCTTCCACGGCATCGACGACGACTTCCGTTCGCCGTTTGCCCGCGACCGCGACCGCATCATCCATTCGGGCAGTTTCCGAAAGCTCGAGTACAAGACCCAGGTCTTTCTGAACCAGGAGGGGGACTTTTTCCGGACCCGCCTCACCCATTCGCTCGAAGTGAGCCAGATCGCCCGCTCCATTACGGCGGACCTGGGGCTGCGCGAACCGCTGGCTGAAGCGATCGCCCTGGCGCATGACCTGGGTCACACCCCTTTCGGGCATGTCGGCGGCGATACCCTCGATGAGTCTCTGAAAGCCGACGGGCACCCCAACGGCTTTGAGCACAACTTCCAGAGTTTCCGGGTCGTGACGGCACTGGAAAAGCGTTACAAAACCTTCGACGGTCTCAACCTCACCTTCGCGACGCTGGAGGGGATTCTCAAACACTCCTACCCCTACAAGAAACGATTCCTGCCGGCTTGGGTCGAGGAGGCCTTCGATCTCACGCTTCACCCCTCCGTCGAGGCGATGATCGTCGACCGCGCCGACGAGATCGCCTATATGAGCCACGATATCGACGACGGCGTGCACTCGGGACTGATCTCGTATGATACGCTCCGCGAAAGCCCGCTGATCGCGGAAATCCTGCAGAAGGTGTATGATGAGGGGATCGACGAGCGCAACGACGAGATGTTCCGCTACCGCTTCAGTTCCCACTTCATCAACCACCTCGTCTACTCGATGCTGGCCTACTCGCAGCCCCGCGTGGCGGCGCTCCAATCGGTCCGCCTCCCCTCTTCAGAGCCCCTGCCGATCGGCTTCGAGCCGGCGCTGGAGACGGAGATCAAAAAGCTTAAAAAGCTGCTCTACCGCCATCTCTACCAGCACAAAACCATCCTGCGCCATATGTTTGCGGGGAAACAGGCGATCCGCGGGCTCTACACGGCGCTGATGTCGGAACCCAAGATGATGCCGGAGTATTTTTTCGCGCAGCTCGATACCCGCACGCGCCACCGGGTCGTCGCCGACTATATCGCGTCGATGAGCGACCGTTTCGCGATGAAGCTCTACAATGAACTTTACGGACGCATCTGA
- a CDS encoding FAD-dependent thymidylate synthase — MQVEFLEVDTPSNVAVSAARTCYFPNGIVTPEASASWSRKDDLLQGIFKGGHHTTLMHTHVTMLISGMSRHLIWRLLHAHPYYNSEQVSQRYAKMKIENFVYPAAGERSDWEAYYQHCFDDYERLIEVLLPDVEAVVPKFRKKDSRKKAQEMARYVLPGGMSAYLYHTVNIITLLRYIAVAKAMPECREEAEEFAGIVAAKLVEMDASLAPLVEHARAATPVFPAFDMAAHKAKIGVTDEAVRVYDVVGDAAFDVNENYADVLRFSQMLPDSGVLGGFSTYTRLSLSADAQNQRHRRSPAVRPALESIYARKHYTPPIIAKNPDALAIYERAIARSYDFFEAQRDLIGFGEATYALSNAHEIELVERDEFTSFHHKAQMRLCYNAQEEIFDIVYAQVKQLRAMAVPGAEELLPPCATRFAMKIRPTCPEGDHFCGIKVWKLEFEDYKREI, encoded by the coding sequence ATGCAGGTTGAATTCCTCGAAGTCGATACCCCCTCGAACGTCGCGGTGTCCGCCGCCCGGACCTGTTACTTCCCCAACGGCATCGTCACCCCGGAGGCCAGTGCCTCCTGGTCCCGCAAGGATGATCTGCTCCAGGGGATCTTCAAAGGCGGGCACCATACGACGCTGATGCATACGCATGTCACGATGCTCATCTCGGGGATGAGCCGGCACCTTATCTGGCGGCTGCTGCACGCCCACCCCTACTACAACTCCGAACAGGTCTCCCAGCGCTACGCGAAGATGAAGATCGAGAACTTCGTCTATCCCGCGGCGGGAGAGCGCAGCGATTGGGAAGCGTATTACCAGCACTGTTTTGACGATTACGAGCGGCTCATCGAGGTACTGCTCCCCGACGTCGAAGCGGTCGTGCCGAAGTTCCGCAAAAAAGACAGCCGGAAAAAGGCGCAGGAGATGGCCCGCTACGTCCTGCCCGGCGGAATGAGCGCCTACCTCTACCACACCGTCAACATCATCACCCTTCTGCGCTACATCGCCGTGGCCAAAGCGATGCCGGAGTGCCGTGAGGAGGCGGAGGAGTTCGCCGGCATCGTCGCGGCGAAACTCGTCGAAATGGATGCGTCGCTGGCGCCGCTGGTGGAACATGCCCGCGCTGCCACCCCGGTCTTCCCGGCCTTCGATATGGCGGCGCACAAAGCCAAAATCGGCGTGACCGATGAAGCCGTCAGGGTCTACGACGTCGTCGGCGATGCGGCCTTTGACGTGAATGAAAACTACGCGGACGTCCTGCGCTTTTCACAGATGCTCCCCGACAGCGGCGTGCTGGGCGGTTTCTCCACCTATACCCGCCTCTCGCTCTCGGCCGACGCGCAGAACCAGCGCCACCGCCGCTCCCCGGCCGTGCGCCCTGCCCTGGAATCCATCTACGCCCGAAAGCACTATACCCCGCCCATCATCGCCAAGAACCCCGATGCGCTGGCCATTTACGAACGGGCGATTGCGCGGAGCTACGACTTTTTCGAAGCCCAGCGCGACCTGATCGGGTTCGGCGAGGCGACCTACGCGCTCTCCAACGCCCACGAGATCGAACTGGTGGAGCGCGACGAGTTCACCTCGTTCCACCACAAGGCGCAGATGCGCCTCTGCTACAACGCCCAGGAGGAGATCTTCGATATCGTCTATGCCCAGGTGAAACAGTTGCGTGCGATGGCTGTTCCCGGGGCCGAAGAGCTGCTGCCGCCCTGTGCGACGCGTTTTGCGATGAAGATCAGACCGACCTGCCCCGAGGGGGACCACTTCTGCGGGATCAAGGTCTGGAAGCTCGAGTTTGAAGATTACAAGAGGGAGATATGA